From the Leptospira biflexa serovar Patoc strain 'Patoc 1 (Paris)' genome, one window contains:
- a CDS encoding DUF6989 domain-containing protein, which yields MKPKFLAEEFLLALYFFVFSILSGIVFFYSPLEAGVKIVSLTAFFHVSFVAICIFFHWHTPYRIWKFLVPLSVFMVFPDWFLSAVLQTLVFPEDGFLKIGTVAGYMAGLWVIPLFICVYTGIKLEERSVSIIGTGIWVGLVSLIIFGTSEATMWILGSWYAQNVKMWGHVAYYVLLPEMILGITAYLAYQGFSYSAYVFQIAIGFLVMILYIGNLSFFYLLIEKIL from the coding sequence ATGAAACCTAAGTTCCTTGCTGAAGAATTTTTACTCGCTTTGTACTTTTTTGTATTTAGCATCCTTTCGGGAATCGTGTTCTTTTACTCTCCCCTTGAAGCGGGAGTGAAGATAGTGAGTCTCACCGCCTTCTTCCATGTCAGTTTCGTAGCCATTTGTATATTTTTCCATTGGCACACACCTTATCGGATTTGGAAATTTTTAGTCCCCTTATCGGTCTTTATGGTATTTCCAGATTGGTTTTTATCAGCCGTATTACAGACATTAGTTTTTCCTGAGGATGGATTTTTAAAAATTGGCACTGTTGCTGGTTATATGGCGGGGCTTTGGGTCATACCATTATTTATCTGTGTTTACACAGGGATCAAATTAGAAGAACGATCCGTTTCAATCATTGGCACAGGGATTTGGGTGGGACTCGTCAGTTTAATAATTTTTGGAACTTCCGAAGCCACCATGTGGATTTTAGGTTCCTGGTATGCGCAAAATGTAAAGATGTGGGGACATGTCGCTTATTATGTGCTTTTACCTGAAATGATTTTAGGAATCACGGCTTACCTTGCATACCAAGGATTCTCTTATTCCGCATATGTATTCCAGATTGCGATTGGTTTTCTTGTGATGATCCTTTATATAGGAAACTTATCTTTCTTTTATCTTCTCATTGAAAAAATACTTTAG
- a CDS encoding SAM-dependent methyltransferase: MSETEYYRSQTYQEYLLSSHRREVCPPEDVYAFFNWKGLTNLVDFGSGLGFYFQDFRKWFPHVWIWAAECQQEIIDRILRRKLMEGIEQLTPFYMDQSDHPLLPEWVPVPEIIFASLSLSTFPNPGLAMDGLIRSMKAGGRLFIIDWSKTESGFGPKINEKISMDKMKFLAEEYKLEVTKSGRISEHFYALEVRASSNFIYGYYDLKEEEDEDTAVFKM, encoded by the coding sequence ATGTCCGAAACGGAATACTACCGTTCCCAAACTTACCAGGAATATCTGTTATCAAGCCACAGAAGAGAGGTTTGTCCTCCGGAGGATGTGTATGCATTTTTCAATTGGAAAGGACTTACCAATTTAGTTGATTTTGGGAGTGGACTTGGATTTTATTTCCAGGACTTTCGCAAATGGTTTCCTCATGTTTGGATTTGGGCTGCGGAATGCCAACAAGAGATCATTGATCGAATCCTCCGTCGCAAACTCATGGAAGGGATTGAACAACTCACACCATTTTACATGGACCAATCCGACCACCCGCTCCTACCCGAATGGGTACCCGTGCCAGAAATCATTTTTGCTTCTTTATCTTTGTCTACTTTTCCAAACCCAGGACTTGCGATGGACGGACTCATTCGTTCGATGAAGGCGGGCGGACGGTTATTTATCATCGATTGGTCAAAAACCGAATCAGGTTTTGGTCCCAAAATCAATGAAAAAATATCCATGGATAAAATGAAATTCTTAGCCGAAGAATACAAACTCGAAGTGACAAAATCAGGGAGGATCTCCGAACATTTTTACGCACTGGAAGTTCGAGCCAGTTCCAATTTTATTTATGGTTATTATGACCTCAAAGAAGAGGAAGATGAAGATACGGCTGTGTTTAAAATGTAA
- a CDS encoding tetratricopeptide repeat protein: protein MSRVIVSLAGLLFIVAGLSTAYYQTNISAKEDQSQLVLERIAEGEEYLKQTNSHSKEKAIAIFSELAGKRGLEKFEFQIKYNQARALEKNSDFYPALDIYKDLKKNSNWKPEEKDKLSYSLGNLLLKIGNESEGKAHLESVLQSSSDNKLRSKSFMALGDHYYKIAQYETARKNYVLALQEDPNHTESRIGWGRTLRKLGKDWASFDVFDEYIETQDGLAGADEKVVGEYKDSVFKDAKESFTKKQYFKSIELFQKSLSVNPSPKKEEEALYYIALSYDALGKQTESLTYINKVLNNSDYSLDQASLYKKGTIYFRQGKFEKAAGIFQTIVDKYPKNQITDKAIAWKKESLDQFTDHNDLDDSDVSSDSNSNKPNSFSQKPESGNDLEF from the coding sequence ATGAGTCGAGTGATCGTTTCCTTAGCAGGTTTGTTATTCATTGTAGCTGGCCTATCCACTGCCTATTACCAAACCAATATTTCTGCGAAAGAAGACCAATCTCAATTGGTTTTGGAAAGAATTGCAGAAGGAGAAGAGTATTTAAAACAAACCAACTCACATAGCAAAGAAAAGGCGATTGCTATTTTTTCTGAGTTAGCGGGAAAACGTGGTTTGGAAAAATTCGAGTTTCAAATCAAATACAACCAAGCAAGAGCACTTGAAAAAAATTCAGATTTTTACCCTGCACTTGATATATACAAAGATCTTAAAAAAAACTCAAATTGGAAACCGGAAGAAAAAGATAAACTCAGTTATTCTCTTGGAAATTTACTCTTAAAAATTGGAAATGAATCCGAAGGGAAAGCGCACTTAGAGTCTGTATTACAATCCAGTTCCGATAATAAACTTAGATCAAAGTCATTTATGGCTTTAGGTGATCATTATTATAAAATCGCTCAGTATGAAACTGCCCGTAAGAATTATGTATTGGCCTTACAAGAAGATCCAAACCATACAGAATCTCGAATTGGTTGGGGAAGGACATTACGTAAGTTAGGAAAAGATTGGGCTTCATTTGATGTTTTTGATGAATACATTGAAACACAAGATGGACTTGCGGGTGCTGATGAAAAAGTAGTCGGTGAGTATAAAGATTCAGTTTTCAAAGATGCAAAAGAGAGTTTTACCAAAAAACAATATTTTAAGTCGATTGAACTATTTCAAAAGTCGTTATCAGTGAATCCAAGTCCCAAAAAAGAGGAAGAAGCATTATATTACATAGCTCTCTCTTACGATGCTTTAGGGAAACAAACCGAATCTCTTACTTATATCAATAAAGTTTTGAATAACAGTGATTATTCCCTCGACCAAGCATCTCTTTACAAAAAGGGAACAATTTATTTCAGACAAGGGAAATTTGAAAAAGCAGCAGGTATCTTTCAGACGATTGTAGACAAATACCCTAAAAACCAGATTACCGACAAGGCGATTGCATGGAAAAAAGAATCACTAGATCAGTTCACTGACCACAATGATTTAGATGATTCGGATGTATCGTCAGATTCTAATTCTAACAAACCCAATTCGTTTTCACAGAAACCAGAATCGGGGAATGATTTAGAATTTTAG
- a CDS encoding MBOAT family O-acyltransferase — protein MLFNSVHYLIFAPIVIFIYFLIPKRFQGLWLFAVSLYFYAIFRIPFLILLVFSFVITKLAVDYMEETNSKSKKIFWLNVAVWSNLSLLFVFKYLDFTITVWNQTFSFTACDPEFVQKSGILLPMGISFFTLQAVSYAVDVYKGVVVRAKSIFHFGLFLSFFPQLVAGPILRASDVLHQFLDSKDFTKENLKQGLKQLFWGIFKKTFIADPVSYVIDPIYASPTEYNWIGMWIAAILFAVQIYCDFSGYSDIAIGTARILGFQIPKNFDRPFLSGTLSELWRRWHISFSSWLRDYVYITLGGNRRGEVLAYVNLFITTFVSGIWHGADWTFVLWGTLHSTMMVVEKFVFKFETMRNAWNRVPRYLQPLYPVGVFVLSCFFFRAKATQEVPTGMGITNIMLERAFTGASGQFPQMSFSLVVLVGFLFFVDIMQDKKEDRFAIITDNLYFLIPTCILLYVTSFIIYSVTVSSPFLYFQF, from the coding sequence ATGCTTTTTAATTCCGTACATTATTTAATTTTTGCTCCAATTGTTATCTTTATATATTTTTTAATCCCCAAACGATTCCAAGGTTTGTGGTTATTTGCTGTTAGTTTGTATTTCTATGCGATCTTTCGCATACCATTTCTAATATTACTCGTTTTTTCTTTTGTGATCACAAAACTTGCAGTCGATTACATGGAAGAAACAAATTCAAAATCCAAAAAAATCTTTTGGCTGAATGTTGCCGTTTGGAGTAATTTAAGTTTATTATTTGTATTTAAGTATTTGGATTTTACGATTACGGTTTGGAACCAAACGTTTTCCTTCACTGCATGTGATCCAGAATTTGTACAAAAATCGGGAATCCTCCTCCCAATGGGGATTAGTTTTTTTACCTTACAAGCAGTCTCCTATGCAGTTGATGTTTATAAAGGAGTTGTAGTAAGAGCCAAATCCATTTTCCATTTTGGATTATTTTTATCTTTTTTCCCACAACTTGTGGCAGGACCAATCCTTCGTGCCAGTGATGTTTTACATCAGTTTTTGGATTCCAAAGACTTTACAAAGGAAAATCTAAAACAAGGTTTGAAACAACTCTTTTGGGGAATCTTTAAAAAAACATTTATCGCCGACCCTGTTTCCTATGTGATTGATCCCATTTACGCCAGTCCCACTGAATACAATTGGATAGGTATGTGGATCGCAGCCATATTATTTGCTGTGCAGATTTACTGTGATTTTTCTGGGTACTCTGATATCGCCATTGGAACCGCAAGGATCCTTGGATTTCAAATTCCAAAAAACTTTGATCGTCCTTTTCTTTCGGGAACACTCAGTGAACTCTGGAGGCGGTGGCATATTTCCTTTAGCTCGTGGTTACGTGATTATGTTTACATCACCCTAGGTGGAAACCGCCGGGGTGAGGTGTTAGCGTATGTGAATCTTTTTATCACTACTTTTGTTTCGGGCATTTGGCATGGGGCCGATTGGACCTTTGTACTTTGGGGAACCCTCCACTCGACAATGATGGTGGTAGAAAAATTTGTGTTTAAATTTGAAACCATGCGAAACGCGTGGAATCGAGTGCCACGGTATTTACAACCTTTGTATCCAGTCGGAGTTTTTGTTTTGTCATGTTTTTTCTTTCGTGCGAAAGCAACACAAGAAGTACCAACTGGTATGGGGATCACAAACATCATGTTAGAAAGGGCTTTTACTGGTGCGAGTGGTCAATTCCCTCAGATGAGTTTCAGTTTGGTCGTGCTTGTGGGTTTTTTGTTTTTTGTTGATATCATGCAGGATAAAAAGGAGGACCGATTTGCCATCATCACGGACAATTTGTATTTCCTCATCCCAACTTGTATTTTACTCTACGTGACTTCCTTTATCATTTACAGTGTGACTGTATCGAGTCCCTTTCTCTACTTCCAATTCTAA
- a CDS encoding UvrD-helicase domain-containing protein produces MWSEEQSKIIHSTEPVIQVIAGAGSGKTATMIGLLERREKNETILPEETLVVTFTKKATHEFKERCQKKSLSNSYHISTFHSFCYDSLKQFDRNKNWKNYKLLGESKKWEITKYLLSPYRDLIGGIPFSILLKKDGAYFKSISEEIYVSFRSSFHHWKEKNHYFEFDDLIQNFLEFLHSNHSSLIKKKWKSLIIDEFQDTDEIQLEIIKQMEFDRITVVGDDWQAIYGFRGATPKPFLEFPIHFPNAVQFKLSTNYRSTHKIIQKSLLPIHQNKEKIPKQTISHRHEKGFFHLERSFKKEPQLKSLWKQFQSLDPNLVILTRSNFRKAEWIQAGVPLSQVMTIHSAKGLEFKTVLVDLSKGWSEDQNLVDTEEERRILYVALSRAKDNLIVLINATSDPKSLCDRFSEDFSVWNRFRNRTLRWTRLW; encoded by the coding sequence ATGTGGAGTGAAGAACAATCGAAAATCATTCATAGCACAGAGCCTGTCATCCAAGTCATTGCTGGTGCTGGCTCTGGAAAAACTGCGACTATGATTGGTCTTTTGGAAAGAAGAGAAAAAAACGAAACCATCCTTCCCGAAGAGACTCTTGTTGTCACATTTACGAAAAAAGCCACACATGAATTTAAGGAAAGATGTCAAAAAAAAAGTCTTTCCAATTCCTATCACATTTCCACCTTTCATTCGTTTTGTTACGATTCCTTAAAACAATTTGACCGAAATAAAAACTGGAAAAATTACAAACTACTCGGAGAATCAAAAAAATGGGAAATCACAAAATATTTGTTATCTCCTTACAGAGATTTGATCGGCGGGATTCCCTTTTCCATTTTATTAAAAAAAGATGGCGCCTATTTCAAATCCATTTCGGAAGAGATTTATGTTTCTTTTCGATCAAGTTTTCATCATTGGAAGGAAAAAAATCATTATTTTGAATTCGATGATTTAATCCAAAATTTTTTAGAGTTTTTACATTCGAATCATTCATCTCTTATCAAAAAAAAATGGAAGTCTCTCATCATTGACGAATTCCAAGATACTGATGAAATCCAATTGGAAATCATCAAACAAATGGAATTTGATCGAATCACAGTTGTAGGAGATGATTGGCAAGCTATCTATGGGTTCAGAGGGGCCACACCCAAACCTTTTTTAGAATTCCCAATCCATTTTCCAAATGCTGTTCAATTTAAACTTTCAACTAACTACCGCTCCACTCATAAAATCATTCAAAAAAGTTTATTACCAATCCATCAAAACAAAGAAAAAATCCCAAAACAAACGATCTCTCACAGACATGAAAAAGGATTTTTCCATTTAGAACGAAGTTTCAAAAAGGAACCCCAACTAAAATCTTTATGGAAACAATTCCAGTCACTTGATCCCAATTTGGTGATACTCACTCGGAGCAATTTTCGAAAAGCGGAGTGGATCCAAGCGGGAGTTCCTCTCTCACAAGTGATGACCATCCACAGTGCCAAAGGTTTGGAATTCAAAACTGTCCTAGTCGACCTAAGCAAAGGCTGGAGTGAAGACCAAAATTTAGTAGATACGGAGGAGGAAAGGAGGATTCTCTATGTGGCCCTATCGAGAGCCAAAGACAATTTGATCGTTCTCATCAATGCAACTTCGGATCCAAAAAGTCTATGTGACCGATTCAGTGAGGATTTTTCCGTTTGGAATCGATTCAGAAATCGTACTTTACGGTGGACTAGACTCTGGTGA
- a CDS encoding tetratricopeptide repeat protein, whose product MKFSIHLFTVVLLLSYFPVWADSGFEESRYPSIAKAIHASLLPDKKSIRIDWDSPKQEGEIIVARSNVLIDSPDKLYIADSLGRYKASGPNATRVYFDYNLKPGTYYYAVVMVSDVRKREVKLFANQNFTIIPVTIAEENGTPVVGQNPDFPAFPQDTNIQSMVGGVSGITANIEKRFIRLNWTPPAGAIAGRTIYTIYRSNSPLTSLPLMQKAEKLSELTHPTNSFLDQDLSKSQTLYYGVSVKQLGGEESLPLEDKKSTLRVFYVKQTDKTNAEVIVEESPKKDNPEVASNEPTPNLSGALHVRGLGYERVGKGAVISWLSPEAADESTIYTLYASVKPLNQGASSFNQGTVVKVATVVHPKTNFFIKELKEIDDLYFGVTAKSSSVPEDYNLKENVSYFKYDFTKDNLPKEEENIVAESKPKKDPEKPEIYKNEHVVTPTEIAPPKENLEPVNDFKQETSATVTYDLGQTELNRIIKETVIQKKFETAVYRLEEYLKYETNSYLRGKAMFFLGVSALKTGDTKKALKCFLKKETKSYSPSRVEFWTNQTLSQAGRGNL is encoded by the coding sequence ATGAAGTTCTCGATTCACCTCTTCACGGTTGTACTGCTACTTTCTTACTTCCCGGTATGGGCAGACTCCGGATTTGAGGAAAGTCGTTATCCATCGATTGCCAAAGCAATCCATGCCAGTTTATTGCCGGATAAAAAATCGATCCGCATTGATTGGGATTCACCCAAACAAGAGGGAGAAATCATCGTTGCCAGATCAAATGTTTTGATCGATAGCCCGGATAAACTTTACATTGCAGATTCACTTGGCCGTTATAAAGCTTCCGGTCCCAATGCCACACGTGTTTACTTTGATTATAATTTAAAGCCAGGAACCTATTATTACGCAGTTGTGATGGTGTCGGATGTTCGAAAACGGGAAGTCAAACTCTTTGCCAATCAAAACTTTACCATCATTCCTGTAACCATTGCAGAAGAAAATGGAACACCTGTTGTGGGACAAAATCCAGATTTTCCAGCCTTTCCACAAGATACGAATATCCAATCAATGGTTGGTGGAGTTTCTGGCATCACTGCGAATATTGAAAAAAGATTCATTCGACTGAATTGGACTCCACCGGCGGGAGCCATTGCGGGAAGGACAATTTATACAATTTACCGTTCGAATTCTCCACTCACAAGTCTTCCATTGATGCAAAAAGCTGAAAAACTTTCGGAACTCACTCACCCAACAAATTCTTTTTTAGACCAAGACTTAAGTAAATCGCAAACTCTCTATTATGGAGTTTCTGTGAAACAATTAGGAGGAGAGGAATCTCTTCCTTTAGAGGATAAAAAATCAACTCTGCGAGTTTTTTATGTCAAACAAACGGATAAAACAAATGCCGAGGTGATTGTCGAAGAGAGTCCTAAAAAAGATAACCCAGAAGTTGCCTCCAATGAACCAACTCCAAATTTATCAGGTGCCTTGCATGTTCGAGGGCTTGGTTACGAACGAGTCGGTAAGGGAGCCGTGATTAGTTGGCTCAGTCCTGAAGCAGCAGATGAAAGTACTATCTATACTCTTTACGCTTCCGTCAAACCCTTGAACCAAGGCGCTTCTTCCTTTAACCAAGGTACGGTGGTGAAAGTAGCAACCGTTGTCCATCCTAAAACTAATTTTTTTATCAAAGAATTAAAAGAGATTGATGATTTGTATTTTGGAGTGACTGCCAAATCAAGTTCTGTTCCTGAAGATTATAATTTAAAAGAAAATGTATCTTACTTTAAGTATGATTTTACGAAGGACAACCTTCCTAAAGAAGAAGAAAACATTGTAGCGGAATCAAAACCGAAAAAAGATCCAGAAAAACCAGAAATTTATAAAAATGAACATGTTGTCACTCCTACAGAAATCGCTCCTCCTAAGGAAAACTTAGAACCTGTAAATGATTTCAAACAAGAAACTTCTGCAACTGTTACTTATGATTTAGGTCAGACAGAACTCAATCGTATCATTAAAGAAACTGTCATCCAAAAGAAATTTGAAACCGCAGTATATCGATTAGAAGAATATTTAAAGTATGAAACAAATTCTTACTTAAGAGGGAAAGCGATGTTTTTCCTGGGTGTGAGTGCTTTAAAAACTGGTGATACCAAAAAGGCTTTAAAGTGTTTTTTGAAAAAGGAAACCAAATCCTATTCTCCGTCAAGAGTTGAATTTTGGACGAATCAAACCCTGAGTCAAGCGGGTAGAGGTAATTTATGA
- a CDS encoding metalloenzyme — translation MIFYVFLDGVGITDYDPKTNPFSRFAKGFLAPVGGVSKSDIDLPINPREIHYLKTDAHMGVPGLPQSATGQTALWTGVPGPKVLGRHVSGFPTITLRKIIAKYSLIKVLSEHGILCDFLNCFSPPYLKHVEEKPKLVSASTLVQLASGRPLKNFEDLREERGLYMDLTHEIMGTLGIDMLKEGDPLLERRDPYLLGTKCFDRFSHYQLSLYEYFITDKVGHAMDWEKAEKVIQNLESFFKGLLTTIDPTKDLLIVSSDHGNMEDLSQKNHTENPAATILYGKDADRFAENIHSLADIVPEIYKTFGLEEALYNTHTNEFLMETN, via the coding sequence ATGATTTTTTATGTATTTTTGGATGGTGTTGGGATCACCGATTATGACCCAAAAACCAATCCCTTTAGCCGTTTTGCCAAAGGATTTTTAGCACCTGTAGGTGGTGTTTCCAAATCCGATATCGATCTACCCATAAATCCAAGAGAAATCCATTACCTAAAAACAGATGCTCACATGGGTGTGCCAGGCCTTCCCCAATCCGCAACAGGCCAAACAGCACTCTGGACGGGTGTTCCTGGTCCAAAAGTCCTTGGCCGCCACGTCAGTGGATTTCCGACAATCACCTTACGAAAAATCATCGCAAAATACTCACTCATCAAAGTTTTAAGTGAACACGGAATCCTCTGTGATTTTTTAAACTGTTTTTCTCCACCTTACCTGAAACATGTGGAAGAAAAACCAAAGCTGGTATCTGCGTCCACACTTGTGCAATTGGCAAGTGGCAGGCCCTTAAAAAATTTTGAAGACCTTCGTGAGGAACGTGGCCTTTATATGGACCTCACACACGAAATCATGGGCACTCTTGGAATTGATATGTTAAAAGAGGGAGACCCACTCCTAGAACGAAGAGATCCGTATCTTTTAGGAACCAAATGTTTTGATCGATTTTCTCATTACCAACTTAGTTTGTATGAATATTTTATAACGGATAAAGTGGGACACGCAATGGATTGGGAAAAAGCAGAGAAAGTGATTCAAAACTTAGAATCATTTTTTAAAGGACTTTTGACAACCATTGACCCAACAAAGGATTTACTCATTGTCTCAAGTGATCATGGCAATATGGAAGACCTTAGTCAAAAGAATCACACGGAAAACCCGGCGGCCACCATCCTGTATGGAAAGGATGCTGACCGCTTCGCAGAAAATATACATTCGTTAGCTGATATTGTACCGGAAATTTATAAAACTTTCGGATTAGAGGAAGCTCTTTACAATACCCACACGAATGAGTTTCTAATGGAAACCAACTAA
- a CDS encoding LemA family protein: protein MTKLFRTIILFSLMTTLFTNCGYNHIQELDEEVTASWAEVLNQYKRRADLVPNLVSAVKGFANQEKDIMKGIAEARAKIGSIQATPELVNNPESLKQFDQAQGQLGSALSRLLMIQENYPQLKSDQHFSDLMAQLEGTENRITVARNRFIKATKEFNVYIRKFPAVLTAKAFGYEAKATFTVEDQKTIENAPKVEF from the coding sequence ATGACAAAACTGTTTCGAACCATCATCCTATTTTCCCTAATGACTACTCTATTTACCAATTGTGGGTACAACCATATCCAAGAGTTGGATGAGGAAGTCACTGCCTCTTGGGCAGAAGTTCTCAACCAATACAAAAGAAGGGCTGACTTAGTTCCCAATTTAGTTTCTGCCGTCAAAGGATTTGCCAACCAAGAAAAAGACATCATGAAAGGAATTGCAGAAGCAAGAGCCAAAATTGGATCCATCCAAGCAACTCCAGAACTCGTTAACAATCCTGAAAGTTTAAAACAATTTGACCAAGCACAAGGCCAACTTGGATCCGCATTGTCAAGATTACTCATGATCCAGGAAAACTACCCACAACTCAAGTCGGACCAACATTTTTCTGATTTAATGGCCCAATTGGAAGGTACAGAAAACCGAATCACTGTGGCAAGAAATCGTTTCATCAAAGCCACAAAAGAGTTCAATGTATACATTCGAAAGTTCCCAGCTGTGCTCACTGCAAAGGCATTTGGATATGAAGCAAAAGCAACGTTTACAGTGGAAGACCAAAAGACCATTGAAAACGCACCAAAAGTAGAATTTTAA
- a CDS encoding LA_2490 family SGNH/GDSL-type esterase, with protein sequence MVQNWKRWGAIVLFFPFVILSLEVIFRLANPPALRYYRDVKLLHAYHPEYGVTLAPNERRFVRHYADLWQGQFTTNSFGLRGQNEPNPNLPKLVCLGDSLVMGFGVSDEDTFCSILDGYEENGTTYQSLNFGVDAYGSLGSYKRLKDLSGKIDKIKKVLFFISPNDFTMPNELRAQGILPDDENDALHENDLEWKNKFRIQFELTRVSYLLQALKLAYEQTKVKWAQTKYILQMDSEQIAKAPLEYLHDAFFVPVKKIQCEDTEHFVCPTPIPNLQIQCSDTPINPNDLEPLPETTTRAYDLMIQFAKEKGFEFIPVILPMQIEEVYCRQLGKYNPLGNYALRAKKYLDSKSVKTLEILPYTNTMCGREFTIHGKTKKAGIQDYYIPGDGHLTKLGNLWAAESIRSALKEKKPNAF encoded by the coding sequence ATGGTCCAAAACTGGAAACGATGGGGAGCCATTGTCCTATTTTTCCCGTTCGTTATTTTATCCTTGGAAGTGATCTTCCGTCTTGCCAATCCGCCTGCTCTTCGTTATTACCGCGATGTCAAACTTTTACATGCCTACCATCCTGAGTATGGTGTGACACTTGCTCCCAACGAACGACGATTTGTCCGCCATTATGCTGACCTTTGGCAAGGACAATTCACTACCAATTCCTTTGGACTCAGAGGACAAAACGAACCGAATCCAAACCTACCGAAACTTGTTTGTTTGGGAGATAGTCTCGTGATGGGATTTGGTGTTTCTGACGAAGATACCTTTTGTTCGATATTAGATGGGTATGAGGAGAACGGCACCACCTACCAAAGTTTGAATTTTGGTGTGGATGCATACGGATCCCTTGGGTCTTACAAACGATTGAAAGACCTGTCTGGGAAAATTGACAAAATTAAAAAGGTCTTATTTTTTATCTCTCCCAATGACTTTACGATGCCAAACGAATTACGAGCACAAGGGATTTTACCCGATGATGAAAATGATGCTCTCCATGAAAATGACCTGGAATGGAAAAACAAATTTCGTATTCAATTTGAACTGACGCGTGTTTCCTACCTTTTACAAGCATTAAAACTTGCTTATGAACAAACGAAAGTGAAATGGGCGCAAACAAAATACATTTTACAAATGGATTCTGAACAAATCGCCAAAGCTCCATTAGAGTATTTGCACGATGCATTTTTTGTTCCTGTCAAAAAAATACAATGTGAAGATACGGAACACTTTGTCTGTCCAACTCCTATCCCCAATTTACAGATTCAATGTTCCGATACGCCAATCAATCCAAATGACTTGGAACCACTTCCCGAAACCACAACGAGAGCTTATGATCTCATGATCCAATTTGCGAAAGAAAAAGGCTTTGAGTTCATTCCTGTCATTTTACCCATGCAGATCGAGGAAGTGTATTGTCGCCAATTGGGAAAATACAATCCTTTAGGCAATTATGCGCTTAGGGCGAAAAAGTATCTGGATTCAAAATCTGTGAAAACCTTAGAAATTTTACCTTATACAAATACAATGTGTGGTCGCGAATTTACAATTCATGGAAAAACAAAAAAAGCAGGGATCCAAGACTATTACATACCTGGAGATGGCCACCTAACGAAATTAGGAAATCTTTGGGCAGCTGAATCCATTCGTTCCGCTTTGAAGGAAAAAAAACCAAATGCTTTTTAA